A segment of the Manduca sexta isolate Smith_Timp_Sample1 unplaced genomic scaffold, JHU_Msex_v1.0 HiC_scaffold_1766, whole genome shotgun sequence genome:
AGGCACAAAGGCTAAGATCAGCATATCTTAATGATAAGAAATTGTCGAACGATTCATTCATCGCTGACGGACTTGGCAAGCTTTACGGAGATGCTATTACTGCCTTCCCGGTGCATAggtaaacacatttaaatagaCTAGCATTGTCTATGTTTACCGCCAATCAGAATCGAGGATGTTATGTTGCGGTTTGGAGAACACTGTCAGCAGTGGTTAAGGGTCCGAAATtcgtataacccgattcctgaggcttccctttatgtagaatctaattatcatttgaACCATTTTttgaccgcatttatgcatactaAGTATTACCTTATGTTGTGCCGGGTTGcctttcggaatatttcaccTTGCGCCACTGGTAGTCAGTATACTTAATTACTGAAAATTATGAACTTAACTTTCAATGGCTTAAGGtgaatttttttactaaatgagACGAGCAAGCCACTAGTCTGATCGCGAGCCGATCCATAAACAGAAATAACGCCATCGTAACATAGCCATGCTAACTGCTAGCGATGTTCTGACACCAAtagaatgattaattaattataatgatccCAAACAATCCTGAGTTACAGGAATAATGGCTGAGGGTGGGATAGCTCGTAATCTTGATGTTTGCTCGCTTGCAGGATGGCCAATATGatgtgtcgccactcaccgcaGCCGGTGTACTACAGCGAGTTCAGTTACCAAGGCAACAACAGCCACTACTTAGACCCTAATACCAAGAAGCCTGTCGGTGAGTAACttattatttgtagtttataCGAGCACAGCTAATTAGCCCCGCTGCAACTGCTGGTAAAGGAATGTGTTCATATTgtttcgactggcgagagattgTTATGCCTGCCGTCACAATTATATCGTCCTCTTCTagctagatatacacaggctgatctcggaacgcgacaaatTTGCGTGGGCCACTAGGCGGGTTttaccttgtgcacggtggtcgctatcccggcagatttaaaatatatcctaccatcagcaaaattGTACCACCAGCTAAGTGTAACTCTGGACTTTCTTGTCTGTAGATTACAAAGTCTAGAGTTTAAttcaaaaagcaaaaaaaatcaaGGACGATGATTATCTACTTGGCTGTATACTTCAAAGTTCCTTTGCTATCTTTAAACaggaaaatgattttaatttcgaACACTAGGTACTGATCTGAGGTactgatattttaaatgaataaccAATGGTTGTGGTAAGTTACAAATATCTTACTACCAACACCATCtttgtattcatattttgaTACTATATCTTATTTTCAGCGGTGGCCCACCACGACGATCTCATTTACGTTTTCTCGTTGAGTTATCGGTTCCCGACTATAGAGGTATCAGACAGCGAAGACTCTAAGATGGTGGACAAAATGACCACGATGTGGTACAATTTCGCTAAGACTGGGTaagcaatgtttttttacacGATTACGTAAGTGCAATAGAGTCCAATAGAAGGTCGATTAGCGAAAGGTGATTACcgtcgatagtcgacacaattatgccgataTTATTGAAAACAGGACTTCTCTGAGATTTCATAAAATACTTACAGTAAAGAGTCAATCTACAACCAGCTGACCGTATTGTTGTCGTCGTTCCATTGCAGGATGGAATttaaatcagttttcttgaaaCATAATGTAGTTACTGAATCAGTCAATATCATACAAAAAATGTGAtatactgttgggcacgggcctcctctactactaagagggattaggccttagagtccaccacgctggcctagtgcggattggtagacttcatacatcctcgaaattcctatggagaactcctcaggcatgcaggtttcctcacgatgttttccttccccgttagagcaagcgatatttcacaaagaaaacacacataatgtGATATGACGTGTAAATTACATATCATAGAAGTTTAACTGCTGATTGTtttggtttgttttattttattattactctttattgtGCGTCAAAGGTGAAAGTACAAACATATAataggaaaagaaaataataaaattaagacaataGTATGATTTTTCTATCTTTATTCACTTTCTAAATGCCACGGAAGTGTTCTGTAATTTGCTGATTACGAATGTTTCGGGGAAACTGTATTAAATACcacagtatataaaaaaatgtgtattacaTTTCAGGATTCCGAACCCCAGCGCAGAGTCTCAAGAACCAAAAGATAGCGATTCGTTCACATGGCCCGTCATGACTCCAAGCAAAAGAGTCTACTTGCGCATAGACAAGCAATTCTCAGTCCATGAGAATTTGTTTGAAGACAGGTTCAAAGTCTGGGAAGAATTGTATCCCATACCATATTAATAGAATATAGAAATgcttggaatttatttatttttttaaaattataatctaatcCACATAGAAGTATGataatgtgtgtgtttttgttgttagtatttcttaataaaaacaaattatttaaaatctattgcCCTTTCGTTTGtactttacaattaattaagtatactgttttatgtttttatttataagcaatAGTTGGTTTGAAATGTAAACTATATGCCTGACCAAAAAAGGCTTTgaagaaaaaatgtttaaaatattttttcaaatgtaatgaatttaatacatatatgaCTCTTTATTTAGGGTACGTATTTCGAAGCATCGGTGGTTCAGTGGTAGAATGCTCGCCTGCCACGCGGGCggcccgggttcgattcccggccgatgcagcatatttttttcattatttacatgACATTAATATCTATAGTTCTCTTGCGTAGTTAGACCCTTAAATAATTCCTCGTTAAGTATTTAAAACctcaaaaaagttttaaatatgtttatgaccgagtataaaaatatcagtacaatgattttaattttcaagTTGTATtgatggaattttatttttgttttaaattaatgacaTCTATTTTCCATATTTGcgtgaaatttataattttaatacctcTCACTTGAGccattaaaactataaataaggACCATATCAAAGCAGATGTTGACTTCTGACATGTAACTGTAGTTAACTGGCAAAAAGAAATTGTatgcaatgtttgtatgttatttgtTATGCTTAGTTTTCCTTCCTGTAACCTTACTTTTACAAATCgttatagaatatagttgtATGGTATATATTATTGATAGTTCCGCCAGTTCAAATTGGGGGTACCCTGTAATGGCTGtgttgttgaataaataaatatttgtattttgaatCTTTAGTAAGAGTTTTATCAAAGATTTGGGAAGCGATCTTTCCTACGGCTAGGCGATGCAGTGAACCAAGCCCCCTGGACACAGAATCAGTTACTTTTTAGGTTACCACCCTGTAATTAAcaagcattttatttacttagaaGTTTTGGTTTTTTTTCGATTCCCTCGCAACGGCTAAGCAAGTCACATACACTGGGCTACTGCgacaaagaaattatttatctaagagcTTTCCTAACTTTGCCATTGATGAGATCTTACCAATCAGACAacgtatttttcttattaaatataggtaataatacAATTCGACCTAAGTCTAGCCCATTGGATCCAAGTGCCCCCTGGATCAGTTCTAGGGATGGAACACAGCCCCTTCATATCCagcgaataaaaaaatcaattcatataaaagaaatttattccattaaaatctaacaaataaaatatattacaacatGAAAAGTCATACCTCATCGCAACTACAGTTAGATGGAGTATTGTGGAAAAATATGGACGCAAAAGCGAACATATGAGCAATGCATATTGAAAATTCGTTCCATTGCGAAGAAAACCTTAATACTCAAATTTTGCATATCCGCCAGGTTTTAAGCGTAGAGTATGcatcgtatttttttcttttagaatCGTAATCTAATGAATTAGATGATGAGATTATGTTATCGGCGCTCTCTTACGGGAAACTAGTGACATcgcttgtataaaaatacaaataatcagttttcaaattattgttttttccaAAGTTTTGTCCTCACAGTTGCCTGTGCACTATAGGGAACATGGACGAACTAATGGTAGCAGCACAAAACAGACACGAGGGCCACAGTAAGGataaaaaatgaaactttacCGACCTGTAATTTgtttaagtttatatattttttatatgacaaaaatgataaaatatgggccattattattaatagtttgaccaaaatgttttttttttttttatttaaagcctGCTTTTGTATGTTATTGAAGCAACTCGGTAAGATTCAggtttgtttgtattaaatgttaactaaaacttatttatttttacaaataacatgtttattaattttggtaGTTTTTCCCATAACCATGGAATTTAAGTaggtattgttattttattgttagttaCAGCATCCAAACATACatcatttattaatgtttaacttaattttaattcactTCTATATcaacagtaataatatatttatttttaaaacaatgccAAATATTGAAaggtaaatatttcattttgcgTAACTATAGCAGAGCTTTTGTCGTACCTACACGTTCCCTATTATACGAGTTTACTAACGAAACACCTACACTCCAAATAACTTGGGTCAAACATTTGGAGGGCCTTGGCACCGTACCCGTGCTCTCTTCGGTTACGTAAGAGacacaaaaagtaattttaacaaatatcttacatttcgacaaaatatttctaagactcgtttttttttcaactctCATTTGTGACTTGAGGCTAAAGGCTAATAAACCCCGGGCAATGCACAAGGTAAGTATTAAATGTGTACCATTACCAACAAGACtggtttgcatttattttaattctagaaTTTGCACAGAGATACAAGGAATCGAATGTACTATAATACCCGCAGAAGTCATAGAGTTCGATAAGAGCCCTTTCACATAAGCAGTAAAATTCAATACCActgacata
Coding sequences within it:
- the LOC119191655 gene encoding esterase E4-like encodes the protein LRSAYLNDKKLSNDSFIADGLGKLYGDAITAFPVHRMANMMCRHSPQPVYYSEFSYQGNNSHYLDPNTKKPVAVAHHDDLIYVFSLSYRFPTIEVSDSEDSKMVDKMTTMWYNFAKTGIPNPSAESQEPKDSDSFTWPVMTPSKRVYLRIDKQFSVHENLFEDRFKVWEELYPIPY